One Henriciella litoralis genomic window carries:
- the ccmA gene encoding heme ABC exporter ATP-binding protein CcmA, with protein sequence MSGDFLFQAEGLGAIRGERVLFTSVSLDLKAGDAIVLRGANGTGKSTLLRMLAGLSRPDSGQIERRARHHWLGHRDGVKPHETPRQHLRHWARAWGSESDVSEVAVEMGLERPMDVAGRLLSAGQRRRTAIGRLRLVQRPVWLLDEPFNALDADGRKMLAGMIEAHRASGGGVISALHGDAPFEASAEVVL encoded by the coding sequence TTGAGCGGTGATTTTCTCTTTCAGGCGGAAGGCCTTGGCGCCATCCGGGGCGAACGAGTGCTGTTCACCAGTGTTTCGCTCGACCTGAAAGCCGGCGACGCCATTGTGCTGCGCGGCGCAAACGGCACCGGTAAATCGACCTTGCTGCGCATGCTGGCAGGCCTGTCACGGCCTGATAGCGGGCAGATTGAGCGCCGGGCCAGGCATCACTGGCTTGGCCATCGCGACGGCGTCAAACCGCATGAGACCCCGCGCCAACATCTGCGACACTGGGCCCGCGCATGGGGCAGTGAGTCGGATGTCTCCGAGGTCGCCGTAGAGATGGGGCTGGAGCGGCCAATGGATGTCGCAGGCCGCCTGCTGTCTGCCGGTCAGCGCAGGCGTACCGCCATTGGACGGCTGCGACTGGTGCAACGGCCTGTCTGGCTGCTGGATGAACCGTTCAACGCTCTGGATGCCGATGGCCGCAAGATGCTCGCCGGGATGATCGAGGCGCATCGAGCGTCTGGAGGCGGTGTCATTTCAGCCCTGCATGGCGATGCACCGTTCGAGGCAAGCGCGGAAGTGGTGCTATGA
- the acnA gene encoding aconitate hydratase AcnA, with the protein MPSLDSFNSRRTLDVNGKSYTYYSLKAASENGLGDVSRLPASLKVLLENMLRFEDGKTVTKDDIAAFAKWLDNKGKTGHEIAYRPARVLMQDFTGVPAVVDLAAMRDAAKKLGASAQAINPQVPVDLVIDHSVMVDNFAHADSFKKNVKIEYERNQERYEFLRWGASAFENFRVVPPGTGICHQVNLEYLGQTVWTREENGETVAYPDTCVGTDSHTTMINGLSVLGWGVGGIEAEAAMLGQPVSMLIPEVIGFKMTGKLPEGATATDLVLTVTKMMRDKGVVAKFTEFFGPGLANLTLEDQATLSNMSPEFGSTCAFFPTDEQTLKYLRSTGREDDRIELVEAYTKAQGYWREDMPDPVFTDTIELDLSTVVPCISGPKRPQDKILLDTAPEQFRKDVKVIKGGAVEEDKEPETRGEARFEDEGANMAYTEPEDYGVPTYAVPDSDYHIHDGSVVIAAITSCTNTSNPSVLIAAGLVARKAREKGMQVKPWVKTSLAPGSQVVTDYLERAGLQDDLDALGFNLVGYGCTTCIGNSGPLPPAISKTINENDLVACSVLSGNRNFEGRISQDIRANYLASPPLVVAYALAGSMHRNVATDPLGKDKDGNDVFLKDLWPTSKEISDIMADAVTPAMFRDRYSDVFKGDELWQGIEVSGGQTYSWPPESTYVQNPPYFEGMGLDLDKQEDIKDARVLAVFGDSITTDHISPAGSIKASSPAGIYLQEHGVTPLDFNSYGSRRGNHEVMMRGTFANIRIKNQMVPGVEGGVTVHYPDGEQMPIYDAAMKYEATNTPLVVFAGDLYGNGSSRDWAAKGTILLGVRAVIAGSFERIHRSNLIGMGVLPLEFAEGQSAKELGLTGKEQVTITGIDSIKPRQTMDVEITREDGSKVTANTVVRIDTENELDYYRNGGILHYVLRNLANEAAA; encoded by the coding sequence ATGCCATCCCTCGACAGTTTCAATTCCCGCCGCACCCTGGACGTTAACGGCAAGTCCTATACCTATTACTCGCTCAAGGCCGCCTCCGAAAACGGTTTGGGTGATGTGTCACGCCTGCCAGCCTCGCTCAAGGTGCTGCTGGAAAACATGCTGCGCTTTGAAGATGGCAAGACGGTCACCAAAGACGACATCGCTGCCTTCGCCAAATGGCTCGACAATAAAGGCAAGACCGGCCACGAAATCGCTTATCGCCCGGCCCGCGTCCTCATGCAGGACTTTACCGGCGTTCCAGCCGTGGTGGACCTCGCTGCGATGCGGGATGCGGCCAAGAAGCTCGGCGCCTCGGCTCAGGCCATCAACCCGCAAGTGCCGGTTGACCTCGTCATTGACCACTCCGTCATGGTCGACAATTTCGCTCACGCCGACAGCTTCAAGAAAAATGTGAAGATCGAATATGAGCGCAACCAGGAGCGTTATGAGTTCCTGCGCTGGGGCGCATCGGCCTTTGAGAACTTCCGCGTTGTTCCACCCGGCACCGGCATCTGTCACCAGGTGAACCTCGAATATCTCGGCCAGACCGTCTGGACCCGTGAAGAGAACGGTGAAACCGTTGCCTATCCGGATACCTGCGTCGGCACAGACTCCCACACCACCATGATCAACGGCCTGTCCGTGCTTGGTTGGGGCGTTGGTGGTATCGAAGCTGAAGCGGCCATGCTCGGCCAGCCTGTCTCCATGCTGATCCCTGAAGTGATCGGCTTCAAGATGACCGGCAAGCTGCCAGAGGGCGCCACGGCCACGGACCTCGTCCTGACCGTCACGAAGATGATGCGCGACAAGGGCGTTGTCGCCAAGTTCACCGAATTCTTCGGTCCTGGCCTCGCTAATCTGACGTTGGAAGATCAGGCGACCCTCTCGAACATGTCGCCAGAATTCGGCTCGACCTGCGCCTTCTTCCCGACCGATGAGCAGACCTTGAAATATCTGCGCTCCACGGGCCGCGAGGATGATCGCATTGAGCTCGTTGAAGCCTACACCAAGGCGCAGGGCTACTGGCGCGAAGACATGCCAGATCCTGTCTTCACCGACACGATCGAGCTTGACCTGTCGACCGTCGTTCCATGTATTTCCGGCCCGAAACGCCCGCAGGACAAGATCCTGCTCGACACGGCGCCAGAGCAGTTCCGCAAGGACGTCAAAGTCATCAAGGGTGGGGCCGTCGAGGAAGATAAAGAGCCGGAAACCCGTGGCGAAGCGCGCTTCGAGGATGAAGGCGCGAACATGGCCTACACTGAACCGGAAGATTACGGCGTGCCGACATATGCCGTGCCGGACAGTGACTATCATATCCATGACGGTTCGGTCGTCATCGCGGCCATCACCTCATGTACGAACACCTCAAACCCGTCCGTGCTGATTGCAGCTGGTCTCGTTGCCCGCAAGGCGCGCGAGAAGGGCATGCAGGTCAAGCCTTGGGTGAAGACATCGCTCGCGCCCGGCTCACAGGTTGTGACCGACTATCTTGAGCGTGCTGGCCTGCAGGACGATCTTGATGCGCTCGGCTTCAACCTTGTCGGCTATGGTTGCACGACCTGTATCGGTAACTCCGGTCCGCTGCCGCCAGCCATTTCCAAGACGATCAACGAAAACGATCTGGTCGCCTGTTCTGTCCTCTCCGGGAACCGCAACTTCGAAGGCCGGATCAGCCAGGATATCCGCGCCAACTATCTTGCGTCGCCGCCGCTGGTCGTTGCCTACGCGCTGGCTGGCTCGATGCACCGCAATGTCGCCACCGACCCGCTTGGCAAGGACAAGGACGGCAATGACGTCTTCCTGAAAGACCTCTGGCCGACCTCGAAGGAAATCTCCGACATCATGGCTGATGCTGTGACGCCGGCCATGTTCCGTGACCGTTATTCCGACGTCTTCAAAGGCGACGAGCTCTGGCAAGGCATCGAGGTGTCAGGCGGACAGACCTATAGCTGGCCACCTGAGTCCACCTACGTTCAGAACCCACCTTACTTTGAAGGCATGGGCCTCGATCTCGACAAGCAGGAAGACATCAAGGACGCCCGCGTTCTGGCTGTCTTCGGCGACTCCATCACGACCGACCACATTTCTCCGGCCGGTTCGATCAAGGCGTCCAGCCCGGCTGGCATCTATCTTCAGGAACACGGCGTCACACCGCTGGACTTCAACTCCTATGGCTCGCGACGCGGCAACCATGAAGTCATGATGCGCGGCACCTTCGCCAATATCCGCATCAAGAACCAGATGGTGCCGGGCGTCGAAGGCGGCGTAACGGTCCACTATCCGGACGGCGAGCAAATGCCGATCTATGATGCGGCCATGAAGTATGAAGCGACGAACACGCCACTCGTCGTGTTCGCGGGTGATCTTTACGGCAACGGCTCCTCGCGTGACTGGGCCGCCAAAGGCACGATCCTGCTTGGTGTGCGCGCTGTCATCGCCGGTAGTTTCGAGCGGATCCACCGCTCCAACCTGATCGGTATGGGTGTCCTGCCGCTTGAATTCGCTGAAGGCCAGAGCGCCAAGGAGCTTGGTCTCACCGGCAAGGAGCAGGTCACGATCACCGGGATCGATAGCATCAAGCCGCGTCAGACGATGGACGTTGAGATCACGCGCGAGGATGGCTCCAAGGTCACGGCGAACACCGTGGTGCGGATCGATACCGAGAATGAGCTCGATTACTACCGCAATGGCGGCATTCTTCACTACGTGCTGCGTAATCTCGCCAATGAGGCCGCTGCCTGA
- a CDS encoding redoxin family protein, whose protein sequence is MKAWQAALPLAALVGLGVLGAVQLMRPDDDSFVAKTDRNAPDRAFPLLADETSAINFSQPSSDQPVMVNLFASWCAPCRAEHGDITWLANEHPGQVFGLAYKDQQPATEEFLQELGNPFAAIGVDPSGQGGLDFGLTGVPETFVINPEGKIILHIRGPLDPSTREQVSRALEG, encoded by the coding sequence ATGAAAGCCTGGCAGGCAGCCTTGCCACTCGCCGCTCTTGTCGGCCTCGGCGTGCTGGGCGCTGTTCAATTGATGCGGCCAGACGATGACAGCTTTGTCGCCAAGACGGACCGCAATGCGCCGGACCGTGCCTTCCCGCTGCTGGCAGATGAGACGTCCGCCATCAATTTCAGCCAACCTTCCAGTGACCAGCCCGTGATGGTCAATCTGTTTGCCAGTTGGTGCGCCCCCTGCCGCGCGGAGCATGGCGATATAACCTGGCTCGCGAACGAGCATCCCGGACAGGTTTTCGGTCTGGCTTACAAGGATCAGCAACCGGCGACGGAAGAGTTTCTACAAGAGCTCGGCAATCCGTTCGCGGCCATAGGCGTCGATCCGTCTGGACAGGGCGGGCTGGATTTCGGACTAACGGGTGTGCCGGAGACGTTCGTGATCAACCCTGAGGGCAAGATCATCCTGCACATTCGCGGGCCTCTTGATCCATCGACGCGCGAGCAGGTGAGCCGCGCGCTGGAGGGCTAA
- a CDS encoding thermonuclease family protein: MRGTFIAIAIALVLATACAPASPLSKMETGETGRVVRVIDGDALVLDTGQSVRLVGIEAPVLNSRYDDPQPYAESAQRALEDMVMGRQVKLYYPGLTRDRYDRALAHIKTDDANGPELWVNLELARRGAARVRLYPDTDGAGAELLEAEAAARADGRGLWALNAYRPKQANAITGDERGFVLARGRIGAKAEIRENSREDRVPVCARSIEGARLVLDVMVTASAVCDLPGGMPVEMRGWVSSGRMEITHPLHVTELPAGD; encoded by the coding sequence ATGCGCGGGACATTTATCGCGATCGCGATTGCACTGGTTCTGGCCACCGCCTGCGCGCCTGCTTCGCCGCTGAGCAAGATGGAAACCGGTGAAACCGGCCGTGTTGTGCGGGTGATCGACGGGGATGCGCTGGTGCTGGACACAGGCCAGAGCGTCCGGCTGGTCGGCATCGAGGCACCGGTGCTCAATTCGCGTTATGACGACCCGCAGCCCTATGCCGAAAGTGCGCAGCGCGCGCTGGAAGACATGGTGATGGGGCGGCAGGTGAAGCTCTACTATCCGGGGCTCACGCGCGACCGGTATGATCGCGCCCTGGCGCATATAAAAACAGATGACGCCAATGGGCCGGAACTGTGGGTCAATCTCGAGCTTGCCAGGCGCGGCGCGGCCCGCGTCCGGCTTTATCCGGACACGGATGGTGCAGGCGCCGAACTGCTGGAGGCCGAAGCGGCGGCACGGGCTGATGGCCGCGGACTATGGGCGCTGAATGCGTACAGGCCAAAACAGGCGAATGCGATTACGGGCGATGAGCGCGGATTTGTGCTGGCACGTGGCCGAATTGGCGCCAAGGCCGAAATACGCGAGAATTCGCGGGAGGACCGGGTGCCCGTCTGCGCGCGTTCAATTGAAGGGGCGCGACTGGTACTGGATGTGATGGTGACAGCAAGCGCCGTGTGCGACCTGCCGGGTGGCATGCCGGTCGAGATGCGAGGCTGGGTGAGCAGCGGGCGCATGGAAATCACGCACCCGCTGCATGTCACAGAGCTTCCGGCAGGAGACTAG
- the phbB gene encoding acetoacetyl-CoA reductase: MARVALVTGGTRGIGRAISEKLKSAGFQVAANYSGNEEAAKACEQELGIKCYKFDVSDFDAVGEGIKAIEADLGPVDVVINNAGITWDGPFHKMSKDQWDKVIDVDLTSAFNVSRQVWEGMRERGWGRIVNISSINGQKGQFGQANYSAAKAGLIGFTKALAQEGAKKGITVNVVAPGYIDTEMVRAVPEKVLESIISTIPVGRLGKAEEIGSMCAYLASDEAAFITGATMTVNGAQYIAG; this comes from the coding sequence ATGGCGCGCGTAGCACTCGTAACGGGCGGCACACGGGGGATTGGCCGGGCGATCAGCGAAAAGCTGAAGTCTGCAGGTTTCCAGGTGGCAGCAAATTATAGCGGTAATGAAGAGGCCGCGAAGGCTTGCGAACAGGAGCTGGGCATCAAGTGCTACAAGTTCGACGTATCTGATTTCGATGCCGTCGGCGAAGGCATCAAGGCCATCGAGGCTGATCTCGGCCCGGTGGATGTCGTGATCAACAATGCTGGCATCACCTGGGATGGGCCTTTCCACAAAATGTCCAAGGACCAGTGGGACAAGGTCATAGATGTTGACCTGACATCCGCGTTCAACGTCTCACGCCAGGTCTGGGAAGGCATGCGCGAGCGCGGCTGGGGCCGCATCGTGAACATCTCCTCGATCAATGGTCAGAAGGGCCAGTTCGGCCAGGCCAATTATTCGGCCGCCAAGGCGGGCCTGATTGGCTTCACCAAGGCGCTCGCCCAGGAAGGCGCCAAGAAGGGCATTACGGTCAACGTCGTCGCGCCTGGCTATATCGACACTGAAATGGTTCGAGCTGTGCCTGAAAAGGTCCTCGAGAGCATTATCAGCACCATTCCGGTCGGCCGTCTCGGCAAGGCAGAAGAGATCGGCTCCATGTGCGCCTATCTCGCGTCTGATGAGGCCGCCTTCATCACCGGCGCGACCATGACGGTCAACGGCGCGCAGTACATCGCCGGCTAG
- the ccmB gene encoding heme exporter protein CcmB: MSSPAPIRAAFRQAIGEAWGGGAGALLPIGFFAGAAMLVPFTVGSEASQLSAIGSGVLWVALALASLVSMERLFQADLEDGTLDMWAQEETPLFLVAASKILAHWLVSGLPLVILTPPIGIALQIPAGELVPAMLAYGLGGLSFFLWGGVAGALAASVPRGGLLIALLALPLFIPTAIFGSLSVQDGMQGPNVLFLAASTMFALAVAPFAASAALRLAVD, translated from the coding sequence ATGTCTAGCCCCGCCCCGATACGCGCCGCTTTCCGTCAGGCGATTGGCGAAGCCTGGGGTGGCGGGGCCGGTGCCTTGCTGCCGATCGGCTTTTTTGCGGGCGCGGCGATGCTTGTGCCCTTCACGGTTGGCAGCGAGGCGAGCCAGCTCTCCGCAATCGGGTCCGGCGTGCTCTGGGTCGCACTGGCGCTCGCATCGCTTGTGTCGATGGAGCGCCTCTTTCAGGCTGACCTTGAAGACGGCACGCTGGATATGTGGGCGCAGGAAGAGACGCCGCTCTTTCTGGTGGCCGCCAGCAAGATATTGGCGCACTGGCTGGTGTCCGGCCTGCCGCTTGTCATCCTGACACCGCCTATCGGAATTGCATTGCAGATCCCGGCGGGAGAGCTTGTGCCGGCGATGCTCGCCTATGGCCTTGGTGGATTGTCCTTCTTTTTGTGGGGCGGTGTCGCCGGTGCACTGGCCGCAAGTGTGCCACGCGGAGGCCTGCTGATCGCGCTGCTTGCGCTGCCCCTCTTCATTCCGACCGCAATCTTTGGATCGCTTTCCGTGCAGGATGGCATGCAGGGACCGAATGTTCTGTTCCTGGCTGCCTCGACAATGTTCGCCCTCGCTGTTGCGCCTTTCGCCGCATCTGCGGCGCTTCGCTTGGCGGTAGACTGA
- a CDS encoding kynureninase, translating to MSYSVPDSRRAAKSLDEHDILRHAREAFDIEEGVIYLVGHSLGPATHNALDALSQAGQSDWRTGLIRSWNEAGWFDLARETGLRLGRLIGAEAGEVIVADSVSTNLFKLASATLPLARAKVLIVEEDEFPTDQYIIEALSRVSATEFRRAAAGQGLDALAETGGVLVKSLVNYRSAEIEDMARAEQRATDAGGVIVWDLSHATGVVDVDVHQAGAKLATGCTYKYLNGGPGAPAFVYARADIASALQTPLPGWMGHARPFAFEPEYAPVDGIGRFANGTPPILSLAALSGAIEAFEGADMELVQAKARTLGDLVVKRAQAMGCEVVSPLDSTRRGGHVSFRHPDGYPIVQALIARNILADFRAPDTIRFGVSPLYLRFCDVWDAMDALEDILMTKSWDQPRFHAKAKVT from the coding sequence ATGAGCTATTCTGTCCCCGACAGCCGCAGGGCGGCCAAGAGCCTCGATGAACACGATATTCTGCGCCATGCGCGCGAGGCGTTCGATATCGAGGAGGGCGTGATCTATCTGGTCGGCCATTCACTTGGACCTGCGACCCACAATGCGCTCGATGCGCTCTCGCAGGCCGGGCAAAGCGACTGGCGCACCGGGCTGATCCGGTCCTGGAATGAAGCTGGCTGGTTTGATCTCGCGCGTGAGACAGGGCTTAGACTGGGCCGGCTGATCGGCGCTGAGGCGGGCGAAGTGATCGTCGCCGACAGTGTCTCGACCAATCTGTTCAAGCTCGCCTCGGCGACCCTGCCCCTGGCGCGCGCGAAGGTCCTCATCGTCGAAGAGGACGAGTTTCCGACAGACCAGTATATCATCGAAGCGTTGAGCCGCGTTTCGGCGACAGAGTTCCGGCGGGCTGCGGCAGGACAAGGACTGGATGCGCTCGCTGAGACGGGCGGCGTTCTTGTCAAAAGCCTCGTCAATTATCGCTCCGCCGAGATTGAGGACATGGCGCGCGCCGAACAGCGGGCGACAGACGCAGGCGGCGTTATCGTCTGGGACCTTAGTCATGCGACAGGTGTGGTCGATGTTGATGTGCATCAGGCGGGCGCGAAGCTCGCGACAGGGTGCACCTACAAATATCTGAATGGCGGACCGGGCGCGCCTGCCTTTGTCTATGCCCGCGCTGATATTGCGAGCGCACTTCAGACGCCGCTGCCCGGTTGGATGGGCCATGCCCGCCCCTTTGCGTTTGAGCCCGAATATGCCCCCGTCGACGGCATTGGCCGCTTTGCCAATGGAACGCCGCCTATCCTGTCGCTGGCTGCGCTCAGCGGTGCGATTGAGGCGTTTGAAGGCGCGGACATGGAGCTGGTTCAAGCCAAGGCGCGGACGCTGGGCGATCTTGTTGTGAAACGCGCTCAGGCGATGGGCTGTGAAGTGGTTTCACCGCTAGATAGCACCCGGCGCGGCGGGCATGTGAGCTTCCGGCATCCGGACGGCTATCCGATTGTGCAGGCCCTCATCGCCCGGAACATTCTGGCGGATTTTCGCGCGCCAGACACGATCCGCTTCGGCGTCTCACCACTCTATTTGCGCTTCTGCGATGTGTGGGACGCAATGGACGCGCTGGAAGACATTCTCATGACCAAAAGCTGGGATCAGCCGCGTTTCCACGCCAAGGCAAAAGTGACCTGA
- the ccmD gene encoding heme exporter protein CcmD: MLPVFDHNAAYIWTIYVIGLAVPAALLVYAVLKARMAKRRLERLQAERDR; encoded by the coding sequence ATGCTACCGGTTTTTGATCATAACGCGGCTTATATCTGGACGATCTATGTGATCGGCCTCGCCGTGCCTGCCGCCTTGCTGGTGTACGCCGTCCTAAAGGCCCGGATGGCCAAGCGTCGGCTTGAGCGTCTTCAAGCGGAGAGGGACCGATGA
- the ccmC gene encoding heme ABC transporter permease CcmC encodes MISAFANPHRFMALSRWLAPTCLVVGIALIAYSVWQGLWIIPEDDYQGGDIMRAMFIHVPSAWLAMASYMGLALCSFIWFIWRHELADMAAKSIAPIGAGYTALCLATGSIWGKPTWGTWWLWDDARMMSVLVMFFLFLGYMALRAAMDTRQKAARAGAILAMVGAVNVPLIKFSVDIWSSIHQDASVLRMDGPAMPAVYLTPLLIGALGNSIFFASLTMMLMRAEVWQRRSAVLVARKLAGK; translated from the coding sequence ATGATTTCAGCCTTTGCCAATCCACACCGCTTCATGGCGCTTTCGCGCTGGCTTGCGCCGACCTGCCTGGTCGTTGGAATAGCGCTGATTGCCTACAGCGTCTGGCAGGGTCTCTGGATCATTCCGGAGGATGACTATCAAGGCGGCGATATCATGCGCGCCATGTTCATCCATGTCCCGTCCGCCTGGCTTGCCATGGCAAGTTATATGGGCCTCGCCCTCTGCAGCTTTATCTGGTTCATCTGGCGGCATGAGCTCGCTGATATGGCGGCAAAATCAATCGCGCCGATCGGGGCAGGCTATACCGCGCTCTGCCTTGCAACCGGTTCGATCTGGGGCAAACCAACCTGGGGCACCTGGTGGCTCTGGGATGATGCGCGGATGATGTCCGTGCTGGTCATGTTCTTTCTGTTCCTTGGCTATATGGCGCTGCGCGCCGCCATGGACACCCGCCAGAAAGCCGCGCGGGCCGGCGCCATTCTGGCGATGGTTGGCGCGGTGAATGTGCCGCTGATCAAGTTCTCGGTCGATATCTGGTCGTCCATCCATCAGGATGCGAGCGTGCTGCGGATGGATGGTCCGGCGATGCCTGCGGTCTATCTGACACCGCTTCTGATCGGCGCGCTGGGCAACAGTATTTTCTTTGCGTCACTGACCATGATGCTGATGCGCGCCGAAGTCTGGCAGCGCCGCAGCGCCGTTCTGGTCGCGCGCAAGCTGGCGGGGAAGTGA
- a CDS encoding MarR family winged helix-turn-helix transcriptional regulator: MADEQAGSQFDLATSPSHLLHRAQQAAVNLSSEALSAQGLTLRQFAVLAALAEEEGQSQAGLVDKTGIDRSTLADMVRRMEASGHIKRVVSPEDARAKAVSLMPAGKEAYLAALSGVEAADRELLSVVRANRRAGFLASLTSIGNPADVLEVDEADNVDEAGSTDPKPKKKKDKGDKSSKSKSDKKKKKKKKK; the protein is encoded by the coding sequence ATGGCTGATGAACAAGCAGGATCTCAGTTCGATCTGGCCACATCGCCCAGCCACTTGCTGCATCGCGCGCAGCAGGCCGCTGTCAATCTTTCATCCGAAGCGCTGTCCGCACAAGGGCTGACGTTGCGCCAGTTCGCCGTTCTGGCTGCGCTTGCAGAAGAAGAAGGTCAGAGCCAGGCTGGTCTTGTCGACAAGACCGGCATTGATCGCTCCACTTTGGCAGACATGGTCCGCCGCATGGAAGCTTCCGGTCATATCAAGCGCGTGGTCTCACCAGAGGATGCGCGCGCCAAGGCCGTGTCCCTGATGCCTGCGGGTAAAGAGGCCTATCTTGCGGCCTTGTCCGGCGTCGAAGCCGCTGACCGCGAGCTTTTGTCGGTTGTGCGGGCCAATCGGCGTGCCGGATTTTTGGCGTCGCTGACCTCCATCGGTAATCCTGCAGACGTTCTCGAGGTCGACGAAGCGGACAATGTCGACGAGGCGGGATCAACAGATCCAAAGCCAAAAAAGAAGAAAGACAAGGGCGATAAATCTTCCAAGTCGAAATCCGACAAGAAGAAAAAGAAGAAGAAAAAGAAGTAG
- the phaR gene encoding polyhydroxyalkanoate synthesis repressor PhaR: MTKGNGSDETVIIKKYANRRLYDTSTSSYVTLDHLADLVRREVNFEVRDAKTGEDLTHAVLTQIIFEKETKGDGALPLSFLRQLIGFYGGGAQAMLPAWLDMSMNSFAESQERWKKAVGGAHPMAIFENQTRRNMEMFEKAMQMFTPPMASMSGSMGKTGPSTKGETDSDKADSDSRDEAMAALKAQMKMMQEQLNNLTSKE, from the coding sequence ATGACCAAGGGAAACGGATCTGACGAGACAGTCATAATCAAGAAGTACGCAAACAGGCGACTTTATGACACATCAACGTCTTCATATGTGACGCTGGACCATCTGGCGGACCTCGTGCGGCGTGAAGTTAATTTCGAAGTTCGTGATGCCAAGACCGGCGAAGACCTGACGCATGCCGTCCTTACACAGATCATCTTCGAGAAAGAAACCAAGGGCGATGGCGCCCTGCCCCTGTCATTCCTGCGACAGCTGATCGGTTTCTATGGCGGCGGCGCGCAAGCCATGCTTCCAGCCTGGCTGGACATGAGCATGAACAGCTTTGCCGAAAGCCAGGAGCGCTGGAAAAAAGCCGTTGGCGGTGCCCACCCGATGGCAATTTTCGAGAATCAGACGCGCCGGAACATGGAAATGTTCGAGAAGGCCATGCAGATGTTCACCCCGCCAATGGCCTCCATGAGCGGGTCGATGGGCAAAACCGGGCCGTCCACCAAAGGCGAGACGGACAGCGACAAGGCCGATTCAGATTCGCGCGATGAAGCGATGGCCGCGCTGAAAGCTCAAATGAAAATGATGCAGGAACAGCTGAACAATCTCACCAGCAAGGAATAG
- a CDS encoding NUDIX hydrolase — protein sequence MTQNTEEDFTLAIPEGDDRQRRICNTCGFIDYRNPRIVAGSVVVSEDGRILLCKRAIEPRRGFWTLPAGFMELGETVEEAAMREAQEEACADIRINGLLATYSVPRIGQVQIMFRATLESEIAPGPESLETELVAWKDIPWSQLAFPTVVWALTHYSETRQQDSFVPFSNPPQTARITR from the coding sequence ATGACACAGAATACCGAAGAAGATTTCACGCTTGCCATCCCTGAAGGCGATGATCGCCAGCGCCGCATCTGCAACACATGCGGTTTTATAGACTATCGCAATCCGCGTATCGTCGCCGGCTCTGTTGTCGTCAGCGAGGATGGACGGATCCTGCTCTGCAAGCGCGCGATTGAGCCGCGCCGAGGTTTCTGGACGCTCCCGGCCGGCTTTATGGAGCTTGGCGAAACGGTTGAGGAAGCAGCGATGCGTGAGGCGCAAGAAGAGGCCTGCGCCGACATCCGCATCAATGGTCTGCTCGCGACGTATTCGGTGCCACGCATCGGTCAGGTGCAGATCATGTTTCGTGCGACACTGGAGTCCGAGATCGCCCCCGGGCCTGAAAGCCTCGAGACAGAGCTTGTCGCCTGGAAGGATATTCCATGGTCACAGCTGGCGTTCCCGACCGTCGTCTGGGCCCTGACGCACTATTCTGAAACCCGGCAACAGGACAGTTTCGTGCCGTTCAGCAACCCGCCTCAGACGGCCCGTATTACGCGGTAG